A single genomic interval of Desulfobacterales bacterium harbors:
- a CDS encoding VOC family protein, with product MQFHHMCLIVSDLSKAVRLWRDVLGFKIDIEITIPNQPEPGPNTLIYPQAMDDVFGHRAARSNMVLLSSPEGALIELQQTVIPEVKKTPNEYLGYGYTGIRELALSVTDIDSWFKKVRGAGFETTTDYVWPCTTIGRTFTFFDQDRNVIQLFEATAGGSSWSTTE from the coding sequence ATGCAATTTCATCATATGTGCCTCATTGTTAGTGATTTGAGCAAAGCTGTGCGGTTATGGCGGGATGTATTGGGGTTCAAGATCGACATTGAAATAACGATTCCAAATCAACCTGAACCCGGGCCGAACACCCTCATATACCCTCAGGCTATGGACGATGTCTTCGGCCATAGGGCAGCCAGGTCGAATATGGTGCTGCTATCATCCCCGGAAGGGGCTTTAATAGAATTGCAGCAAACCGTAATACCGGAAGTGAAAAAGACACCGAATGAATATCTGGGGTATGGATATACCGGTATCAGGGAACTCGCCCTTTCGGTTACGGATATTGATTCTTGGTTTAAAAAAGTGAGGGGGGCAGGCTTTGAGACAACGACCGATTATGTCTGGCCTTGTACCACTATTGGTAGAACTTTCACTTTTTTTGACCAGGATCGAAATGTGATACAGTTGTTCGAGGCTACCGCTGGCGGGTCATCGTGGTCTACCACAGAATGA